A window from Culex pipiens pallens isolate TS chromosome 3, TS_CPP_V2, whole genome shotgun sequence encodes these proteins:
- the LOC120413430 gene encoding uncharacterized protein LOC120413430 has product MAFKYAGAEPAGMTTVDSASLALITAIERKWCCSSEVMAFKYAGAEPAGPISVHDYSVLNYAKLTRAEGRNDHRRTGRPGAQLHHRMHEVQLPRGWPGVIEHPESMRCSPLSPEIS; this is encoded by the exons ATGGCGTTCAAATACGCCGGTGCAGAACCTGCTGGAATGACCACCGTAGACTCGGCAAGCCTGGCGCTCATCACCGCCATCGAACGCAAGTGGTGCTGTTCCTCGGAGGTCATGGCTTTCAAATACGCCGGTGCAGAACCTGCTGGACCAATCAGC GTACATGATTATTCGGTGTTAAATTACGCCAAACTGACGCGCGCTGAAGGTCGGAACGACCACCGTAGAACCGGCAGGCCTGGCGCTCAACTCCACCATCGAATGCACGAGGTGCAGCTCCCCAGAGGATGGCCTGGCGTCATCGAACATCCCGAAAGCATGCGGTGCAGTCCCCTTTCCCCAGAGATCAGCTGA